A single Vigna radiata var. radiata cultivar VC1973A chromosome 8, Vradiata_ver6, whole genome shotgun sequence DNA region contains:
- the LOC106770048 gene encoding MATH domain and coiled-coil domain-containing protein At3g58270-like, with amino-acid sequence MENQNTKDKMFQKFTWTLTNFSMLGSKELFSETFSLDGHTWRIFMFPKGDDGDFLSIYLDAGVDTMPHRWEKIANFKLIVINQLNDERNIIKESSHTFNSEDDDWDFTSDISLDELCDSNRGFILNDTCIIEVHIVIDMLEHEKQVDVSERNIDNIKLVESIENRSSVEMISTQSFGEVVDFRSIGKVEKDFIPLLEDVCSRYPSLLNSKKRRSQKFIEWALTALGRVLYFLNTKKVRDMDDDACNHLQILWEELETVGFDLSWLKPHVQSALGMKSRIERVLEVKRLEEKVISLEEKTKALRTEMIEAELNLEITRRELVKAKEDFENCDLDAKLSYGKPSIIYVNE; translated from the exons ATGGAGAATCAGAATACGAAGGATAAGATGTTTCAGAAGTTTACATGGACCCTTACAAACTTCTCCATGTTAGGCTCCAAGGAATTATTCTCAGAGACGTTTTCTCTCGATGGCCACACATG GAGGATTTTTATGTTTCCAAAAGGGGATGATGGGGACTTTTTGTCAATTTATTTGGATGCTGGTGTTGATACTATGCCTCATAGATGGGAAAAAATTGCGAATTTCAAACTCATTGTGATTAATCAGCTCAATGAcgaaagaaatataataaaag AAAGTAGCCATACGTTCAATTCAGAAGATGATGACTGGGATTTCACTTCTGATATATCTTTAGATGAACTTTGTGACTCTAATCGCGGGTTCATTTTAAATGATACTTGTATAATTGAAGTTCATATAGTGATTGATATGTTAGAGCATGAGAAACAAGTTGATGTATCAGAGAGGAACATAGACAATATTAAGCTTGTTGAAAGCATTGAGAATCGTTCATCCGTGGAAATGATTTCAACCCAATCATTTGGTGAGGTGGTGGATTTTAGGAGTATaggaaaagtagaaaaagattTTATTCCTCTATTGGAAGATGTTTGTTCAAGATATCCCTCACTTCTGAATAGCAAGAAGCGGAGAAgtcaaaaatttattgaatggGCTTTAACAGCTTTGGGTAGAGTTCTTTATTTTTTGAACACTAAAAAGGTGAGAGACATGGACGATGATGCTTGCAATCATCTCCAAATTTTATGGGAAGAACTTGAGACAGTTGGATTTGATTTGTCATGGTTGAAACCTCATGTTCAATCTGCCTTAGGCATGAAATCTCGTATTGAGAGAGTTCTTGAAGTGAAAAGGTTGGAAGAGAAGGTGATTTCTTTAGAAGAGAAAACAAAGGCTCTGAGAACGGAGATGATTGAAGCAGAGTTAAATCTTGAAATAACAAGAAGAGAATTGgtgaaagcaaaagaagacTTTGAAAACTGTGATTTGGATGCTAAACTGAGTTATGGAAAACCatcaattatatatgttaatgaGTAA
- the LOC106770049 gene encoding uncharacterized protein LOC106770049 produces the protein MCGLWDSSHGFIVNDTCIIEVRILIHKLEDEKQVDESVRVDFRGIGKVEKKFIPLLKEVCSRYPSLIDNKKRKSQIFIESAFTALGRVLYFLKTKKVRDMDYNACNHLQTLWEELETFEFDLLWLKPHVQSALGMTTSLEKVLAIKRLEEKVTILEDNIFILEKKEKTLRTKRIEAELNLEINRRALVKAKKSIENCDLNAELGYGKP, from the coding sequence ATGTGTGGACTTTGGGATTCTAGTCACGGATTCATTGTAAATGATACTTGTATAATTGAAGTTCGTATATTGATTCATAAGTTGGAGGATGAGAAACAAGTTGATGAATCAGTGAGAGTGGATTTTAGGGGCATAGGAAAAGTAGAGAAAAAATTTATTCCTCTTTTGAAAGAAGTTTGTTCACGATATCCTTCACTTATTgataacaagaaaagaaaaagtcaaatatTCATTGAATCGGCTTTTACAGCTCTTGGGAGAgttctttattttctaaagaCTAAAAAGGTGAGAGACATGGACTATAACGCTTGCAATCATCTCCAAACTTTATGGGAGGAACTTGAgacttttgaatttgatttattatgGTTGAAACCTCATGTTCAATCTGCATTAGGCATGACAACTTCTCTTGAGAAAGTTCTTGCGATAAAAAGGTTGGAAGAGAAAGTGACTATTTTGGAGgataatatctttattttagagaagaaagaaaagacttTGAGAACAAAGAGGATTGAAGCAGAGCTAAATCTAGAAATAAACAGAAGAGCCTTGGTGAAAGCAAAAAAGAGTATTGAAAACTGTGATTTGAATGCTGAACTAGGATATGGAAAACCATGA